The following coding sequences lie in one Yoonia sp. G8-12 genomic window:
- the bhcB gene encoding beta-hydroxyaspartate dehydratase BhcB gives MKDHGDMYIPTYQDMLDAHERIKPHINRTPIRTSDYLNELTGAQLFFKCENFQEPGAFKVRGAANAVFGLTEEQAKKGVATHSSGNHASCLSYAAMRRGIPCNVVMPRTAPQAKKDTVRRYGGVITECEPSTTSREETFARVQAETGGDFVHPYNDPRVIAGQGTCSKEFMEQVDGLEMMVAPIGGGGMISGTCLTLSTLAPEVQIIASEPEQADDAYRSFKAGHIIADDAPQTIADGLLVPLKERTWHFVSNYVTDIYTASEEEIIDAMKITWKHLRIVMEASCAVPLATILKNKEKFAGKRVGVIVTGGNVDLDKLPWMQG, from the coding sequence ATGAAGGACCACGGCGACATGTATATCCCGACCTATCAGGACATGCTGGACGCGCACGAGCGCATCAAACCGCATATCAACCGTACGCCGATCCGCACATCGGACTACCTTAATGAGCTGACCGGCGCGCAGCTGTTCTTCAAGTGCGAGAACTTTCAGGAACCCGGCGCTTTCAAGGTGCGCGGTGCGGCAAATGCTGTATTTGGGCTGACTGAAGAGCAAGCCAAGAAGGGCGTGGCGACACACTCGTCCGGCAACCACGCGTCCTGCCTCAGCTATGCCGCCATGCGTCGCGGTATCCCGTGCAATGTCGTGATGCCACGCACGGCACCACAGGCCAAGAAAGACACCGTGCGCCGCTATGGTGGTGTCATTACCGAATGCGAACCTTCGACAACATCACGCGAAGAAACCTTCGCGCGTGTTCAGGCCGAAACGGGCGGCGATTTCGTCCACCCGTATAACGACCCGCGCGTGATCGCCGGTCAAGGGACATGTTCCAAGGAATTCATGGAGCAGGTCGACGGGTTGGAGATGATGGTCGCCCCCATCGGTGGTGGCGGCATGATTTCCGGCACATGCCTGACGCTGTCAACCCTCGCGCCCGAGGTGCAGATCATCGCATCCGAGCCTGAGCAGGCCGATGATGCCTATCGCAGCTTCAAGGCCGGTCACATCATTGCTGATGATGCGCCGCAAACCATCGCCGATGGCCTATTAGTGCCGCTGAAAGAGCGCACATGGCATTTCGTGTCAAACTACGTGACCGATATCTACACGGCGTCCGAGGAAGAGATCATCGACGCGATGAAGATCACGTGGAAACACCTGCGGATCGTGATGGAGGCCAGCTGTGCCGTCCCGCTTGCCACGATCCTCAAGAACAAAGAGAAATTCGCTGGCAAACGCGTTGGCGTGATTGTCACTGGCGGCAACGTTGACCTAGACAAATTACCTTGGATGCAAGGCTAA